In Myotis daubentonii chromosome 16, mMyoDau2.1, whole genome shotgun sequence, one DNA window encodes the following:
- the LOC132219375 gene encoding phosphofurin acidic cluster sorting protein 2-like, translating to MTFFSTWEVGCSRPDCVPRLCSFTLKKLVVLKGLEKELVSLVIAVQMQGTNGILRSHEIVLPSSGPVETDLALTFSLEYPHFLKRKGNKLQIMLQQRKCNHNRTILGYRTLATGAVHMAELMQRPPEGGRVLSLSSRIQGSSITVAEIWISSLSSQPIDDEDGSMPASPKAKSMDSDMEGKSESFTELETSCNLTHRQDLEEADFALGQPKKQQRCMQQNLKQKVMALLPRSHMSEEVLDSDQDPKEHVPEVEEDLDLLYDTLKHPSDSGPDMEDDSSILSKTKPKTRQYFEGLAHSSWQTETRSLHSARSQKEPPQLADMPGKTQGPGGNLSSDSGSDWVAHSMPNPGEQPAQPGDSPEAGTSAQDMLTTRRTTKTESLVIPSSSSKGKQPVRQGWSRSLNESANSLIKERCADPQSQLQVPSQTVFDQLNDSLMSNDYLPKNIILINTSNRQGQSLSDVLQQHTLPVVCTASIVDVQEAFSSIISWIQRYCNCKTEATMPVKIAVAGDQHYFSTVLRVFVEQLSHKDPDWLDSMRFLVIPLGSHPLARYLGSVDCRYHKLLRDLAWWELFYHLEAQDAVQNIVLKIREYLTGANCVLQLPIAEAMLTSKPKSPDELPLQKFIPFVGAVKVRRVEPISATSGDSAEAVSSCSNVLLSTAREATHKLISLSSVSGGLSSPGQSAGAELMELQADYWTAAQPTNRKRSGEKEDLPATKNTLRCTFRSLQVSRLPSSGEAAATPTMSMTVITKEKEKKVMFLPKKDKGTDLASNSQCIQGIGRLVCSAKNQEHRQRVLIDGVEWNDVTVFQLAAQWSSHVKHFPVCIFEHKSTF from the exons ATGACTTTCTTCTCTACCTGGGAGGTGGGCTGCTCCAGACCTGACTGCGTGCCCAGATTGTGCAGCTTCACGTTAAAGAAGCTGGTGGTCTTgaaggggctggagaaggagctcgTCTCCTTGGTGATAGCAGTGCAGATGCAGGGCACCAACGGCATCTTGAGATCCCATGAGATTGTGCTGCCCAGCAGCGGACCAGTGGAGACTGACCTGGCGCTGACCTTCTCCCTGGAGTACCCCCACTTCCTCAAGAGAAAAGGCAACAAGCTGCAGATCATGCTGCAGCAGAGGAAGTGCAATCACAACCGGACCATCCTGGGCTACAGGACACTGGCCACAGGGGCCGTCCACATGGCTGAGCTGATGCAGCGACCACCTGAGGGTGGCCGGGTGCTGAGCCTCAGCAGCAGGATCCAGGGGTCCTCCATCACGGTGGCTgagatctggatctcctccctctccagtcAGCCCATCGACGACGAGGATGGCAGCATGCCGGCCAGCCCCAAGGCCAAGTCCATGGATAGCGACATGGAGGGGAAATCTGAAAGCTTCACTGAGCTGGAGACCAGCTGCAATCTCACACACAGGCAGGACCTGGAAGAAGCTGACTTTGCCCTGGGGCAGCCCAAGAAGCAGCAGCGATGCATGCAACAAAACTTGAAGCAGAAAGTCATGGCACTGCTTCCCAGGTCCCACATGTCAGAAGAGGTCCTGGACTCGGATCAGGACCCTAAGGAGCATGTccctgaggtggaggaggacctggacctaCTCTATGACACCCTTAAGCATCCCAGcgacagtggcccagacatggaggatgataGCAGCATCCTCAGCAAGACCAAGCCCAAGACCAGACAATACTTTGAAGGCCTGGCACACTCCAGCTGGCAGACGGAGACCAGGAGCTTACACAGTGCCCGGAGCCAGAAGGAGCCTCCTCAGCTGGCCGACATGCCCGggaagacccagggcccgggcggCAA CCTTTCAAGCGACAGTGGCTCCGACTGGGTGGCCCACAGCATGCCCAACCCTGGGGAGCAGCCGGCACAGCCTGGGGACAGCCCGGAGGCAGGGACCTCTGCCCAGGACATGCTCACTACGAGGCGCACCACCAAGACCGAGTCTCTGGTCATCCCTTCCAGCAGCTCCAAGGGGAAGCAGCCCGTCCGCCAGGGCTGGAGCAGGTCCCTGAATGAGTCGGCCAACAGCCTGATCAAGGAGCGCTGCGCAGACCCACAGAGCCAACTGCAGGTCCCCAGTCAGACTGTGTTCGACCAACTGAACGACAGCCTCATGTCCAACGACTATCTGCCCAAGAACATCATCCTCATCAACACCTCCAACAGGCAGGGGCAGTCCCTGTCGGACGTCCTGCAGCAGCACACGCTGCCCGTCGTGTGTACCGCCTCCATAGTGGAtgtccaggaggccttcagctccatcatctccTGGATACAAAGATACTGCAACTGCAAGACCGAGGCCACCATGCCAGTGAAGATCGCGGTGGCGGGGGATCAGCACTACTTCAGCACCGTGCTGCGGGTCTTTGTGGAGCAGCTGTCCCACAAGGACCCGGACTGGCTGGACTCCAtgcgcttcctggtcatcccgctgggttcccaccccttggccaggtacctgggctccgtggATTGCCGCTACCACAAACTCTTACGGGACCTGGCCTGGTGGGAACTGTTCTACCACCTGGAGGCCCAGGATGCTGTGCAGAAcattgtgttgaaaatcagagagtACCTCACAGGGGCCAACTGTGTCCTCCAGCTGCCCATCGCAGAGGCCATGCTCACCTCTAAGCCAAAGAGCCCGGACGAGCTGCCCTTGCAGAAGTTCATtccctttgtgggggcagtgaaAGTTAGAAGAGTGGAGCCAATTTCAGCCACGTCAGGAGACTCAGCTGAAGCCGTCTCCTCATGCTCCAATGTGCTTCTGTCCACCGCCAGGGAGGCCACACACAAGCTAATTTCCTTGTCGTCAGTGAGTGGGGGCCTATCCTCCCCCGGCCAGAGTGCGGGTGCTGAGCTGATGGAGCTGCAGGCGGATTactggacggcagcccagcccacaaacAGGAAGAGGAGCGGGGAGAAGGAAGACCTGCCTGCCACCAAAAACACACTCCGGTGCACCTTCcggtctctccaggtcagcaggctgcccagcagcggCGAGGCTGCAGCCACGCCCACAATGTCCATGACTGTGATCaccaaggagaaggaaaagaaggtgatGTTTTTGCCCAAGAAAGACAAGGGCACGGACTTGGCGTCCAACagccagtgcatccagggcatCGGCCGCTTGGTCTGCTCAGCCAAGAACCAGGAGCACAGGCAGCGGGTCCTCATTGACGGCGTGGAGTGGAACGACGTGACAgtcttccagctggcagcccagtggtcctcccacgtCAAGCACTTCCCCGTCTGCATCTTCGAACACAAGTCTACCttctag